The following are encoded in a window of Aerococcus sanguinicola genomic DNA:
- a CDS encoding ArgE/DapE family deacylase, translated as MNKEERIKVLQDIIQIPSENDHEEEVAKYIADLLQEHGIDSQLVEYAPGRSSLVAEIKGQEEGKVLVYSGHLDVVSAGDHEEWSHDPFGAEIVDGKMYGRGTTDMKSGLAAIVIALIELKEANADLKGTLRLALTVGEEIGMLGSEQLVDEGYLDDADAFLIAEPSGNEAIINAHKGSIQYEVISHGESAHSSMPEEGIDAIQLLVDYINIMNDKFDQAFNTDEAYNDQLGRSLNVNTVIEAGTQINSVASKAVMKANTRVVPEAGNDLVVKMMQDTMDELNEKNDGRLELNLLQNNPAAESSPDNALVKAIQASADWEVGTQTLAGATDASNFGRISDDYDLAVFGPGETSRAHKLDEYVEVADYLKFIDLYIETAKTYLA; from the coding sequence ATGAATAAAGAAGAACGTATCAAAGTCTTACAGGACATTATTCAGATTCCAAGTGAAAATGACCATGAAGAAGAAGTGGCTAAGTATATTGCTGATCTTTTGCAAGAACATGGTATTGACAGTCAATTGGTAGAATATGCCCCAGGACGGAGCAGCTTAGTGGCTGAAATTAAGGGCCAAGAAGAAGGTAAGGTCTTGGTTTATAGTGGCCACCTGGATGTGGTGTCAGCCGGTGACCATGAGGAATGGAGCCATGATCCTTTTGGGGCTGAAATTGTGGACGGCAAGATGTACGGACGCGGGACAACAGATATGAAATCGGGCCTGGCCGCTATCGTGATTGCTCTGATTGAATTGAAGGAAGCCAATGCGGACCTCAAGGGGACCCTGCGCCTAGCCTTAACGGTTGGGGAAGAAATCGGCATGTTAGGTTCGGAACAATTGGTTGATGAAGGTTACCTCGATGATGCTGACGCCTTCTTGATTGCTGAACCGAGCGGGAATGAAGCTATTATTAATGCCCACAAAGGCTCTATCCAGTATGAAGTGATTTCCCATGGGGAGAGTGCCCACAGCTCCATGCCGGAAGAAGGGATCGACGCCATCCAGCTCTTGGTGGACTACATCAATATCATGAATGACAAATTCGACCAAGCCTTTAATACGGATGAAGCCTATAATGACCAACTGGGCCGTTCGCTCAATGTGAACACCGTGATTGAAGCGGGAACCCAGATCAATAGTGTCGCCAGCAAGGCAGTCATGAAGGCTAATACTCGGGTGGTGCCAGAAGCTGGCAATGACTTAGTGGTTAAGATGATGCAAGACACCATGGATGAACTGAACGAGAAGAATGACGGTCGTCTGGAATTGAATCTCTTACAAAACAATCCAGCCGCTGAATCAAGTCCAGACAATGCCTTAGTCAAGGCTATCCAAGCTTCAGCTGATTGGGAAGTGGGGACCCAAACCCTAGCTGGCGCAACCGACGCTTCCAACTTTGGCCGGATTAGTGATGACTATGACTTGGCAGTCTTTGGCCCAGGGGAAACCTCCCGTGCCCACAAGCTCGATGAGTATGTAGAAGTAGCAGACTACTTGAAATTTATTGACCTCTATATAGAAACAGCTAAAACTTACTTAGCCTAA
- a CDS encoding nucleoside hydrolase encodes MTKKIILDLDTGIDDALAIAYAVASNEVELIGITGTYGNVLMADGLRNALKLLDLFGQDQVPVFPGLAHASDKSDFEVLEVSALIHGEDGIGNVDLADSARQPSQESAVDFILSACDQYGEDLIIVATGPMTNLDAALAQDEATLKKAGKIVIMGGALTVCGNVTPYTEANINQDPAAADRLFRSDVHVTMVGLDVTLRTLLTYEDTAKWRALGTEAGRVLADIVDYYIKAYEITSPHLKGCALHDPLAVAVAVQEDLVDYLPLNMKVETEGASRGRTIGDNERLNDPDPSMSVAIQVDTDRFLEEFMTRITTMLAQEA; translated from the coding sequence ATGACGAAAAAAATTATTCTCGATTTGGATACAGGGATCGATGATGCCCTGGCCATTGCCTACGCTGTTGCTTCAAATGAAGTTGAATTGATCGGCATTACAGGAACTTATGGGAACGTCTTGATGGCGGATGGCCTTCGCAATGCCTTGAAGCTCTTGGATCTTTTTGGTCAGGACCAGGTGCCTGTTTTTCCTGGCCTAGCCCATGCTAGCGACAAGTCTGACTTTGAAGTCTTAGAGGTTTCAGCCCTCATCCATGGTGAGGATGGGATTGGCAATGTCGACTTGGCAGATTCAGCCCGCCAGCCTAGCCAAGAATCCGCTGTTGATTTTATCCTGTCGGCTTGCGACCAGTATGGCGAAGACTTAATCATTGTGGCTACGGGTCCCATGACTAACCTCGATGCGGCCTTGGCCCAAGATGAAGCGACCCTCAAGAAGGCCGGTAAGATTGTCATTATGGGTGGGGCCTTAACGGTCTGCGGCAATGTGACCCCTTATACGGAAGCTAACATCAACCAAGATCCAGCGGCAGCTGACCGCTTGTTCAGAAGTGATGTCCATGTGACCATGGTTGGCTTGGATGTGACCCTCCGCACCCTTCTGACCTATGAGGATACCGCGAAGTGGCGAGCCCTAGGGACAGAAGCCGGCCGGGTTTTGGCTGATATTGTCGACTACTATATCAAAGCCTATGAAATCACCTCACCCCATCTGAAGGGTTGTGCCCTCCACGATCCCCTGGCCGTTGCGGTAGCCGTCCAAGAAGATCTGGTGGACTACCTGCCCCTCAATATGAAGGTGGAAACAGAAGGTGCCAGCCGGGGCCGGACTATTGGCGATAACGAGCGCTTGAATGATCCAGACCCTAGCATGTCAGTTGCCATCCAGGTGGATACGGACCGCTTCCTCGAAGAATTCATGACCCGGATTACCACCATGCTAGCCCAAGAAGCTTAA
- a CDS encoding PepSY domain-containing protein — MKKWIKRTSTVLLASTFLVACQAQPSEEAKRVDPLTQTETSQDSQDQGQESQSSSASKESNKSSRNEASQNDQEDKGDRDDREESSRRTSSESSRSQSDRRGAKVDVARISEDLEEAVASFEDQFPSAELTSIEVEAEGDSRFEIEGEDDDKDYSLTLADDLAIVEKKEEVGSANDPKDRFQLDQVISLEEATEIALKEARADQATQWELERDSDGKFYWKVDLRDGRQSKGEVKIDAESGEVVAYDQD; from the coding sequence ATGAAAAAATGGATTAAACGGACTTCAACTGTTTTGCTGGCTTCTACTTTCTTGGTGGCCTGCCAGGCTCAACCGAGCGAGGAAGCCAAACGGGTGGATCCTTTAACACAAACAGAAACGAGCCAGGATAGCCAGGACCAAGGCCAAGAGAGCCAGTCTTCAAGCGCATCCAAGGAAAGCAACAAGTCTAGCCGCAATGAAGCTAGTCAAAATGATCAAGAGGATAAAGGCGACCGAGATGACCGAGAAGAAAGCTCTCGTCGGACTTCGTCAGAGTCTAGCCGGTCCCAGTCCGACCGCCGCGGGGCTAAAGTTGACGTTGCAAGAATTAGCGAGGACTTAGAAGAAGCTGTTGCGAGCTTCGAAGACCAGTTCCCAAGTGCTGAATTGACTAGCATTGAAGTGGAAGCGGAAGGCGATTCTCGTTTTGAAATTGAAGGGGAAGATGACGACAAGGATTACAGCTTGACCTTGGCGGATGACTTGGCCATTGTTGAGAAGAAGGAAGAAGTGGGCAGTGCCAATGATCCTAAAGACCGCTTCCAATTAGACCAAGTGATTAGTTTAGAAGAGGCTACTGAAATTGCCCTTAAGGAAGCGCGTGCTGACCAAGCCACGCAATGGGAACTTGAGCGCGACAGCGATGGCAAGTTCTACTGGAAGGTGGACCTCCGCGATGGCCGCCAAAGCAAGGGCGAAGTGAAGATTGATGCTGAATCTGGAGAAGTTGTTGCCTACGACCAAGATTAG
- a CDS encoding TDT family transporter, producing MTYLKRQPFAMSGLILALATSGNLLQSYSQSLRLILGGLALVLWLTYTLNLLVNYATFKKEMQDPLPASVFPTYAMAIIILTTYLRPLLGLPPGLAEGIWYLALAFNLYLSIRYAFRYLPQRQIQQVFPSWGVVFVGFVVASVTAPVYGNLLLGQILFYLGLLGGILVMPFMLYRVYVLHDLSQPAQLTTAILCAPFSLLVAAYVSSFPHPSHLLLALLLLVAQGLYVSILVQLPRLLALGFFSTSAALTFPLVISALSLKLALPVLTCQLGAASLLVHLETFIAVAILVDVTYGYLKDIFHSRESARA from the coding sequence ATGACTTATTTGAAGAGGCAACCTTTTGCTATGTCAGGTTTGATTTTAGCACTGGCGACTTCGGGCAACTTGCTTCAGTCCTATAGCCAGTCCCTGCGCCTTATTCTTGGTGGGCTCGCTTTAGTCTTATGGTTGACTTATACTTTGAATTTACTTGTTAATTATGCAACTTTTAAAAAGGAAATGCAGGATCCTTTGCCAGCTTCTGTTTTTCCAACCTATGCAATGGCCATAATAATCTTGACAACTTACTTAAGGCCACTTCTGGGCCTCCCTCCTGGTCTTGCTGAAGGAATTTGGTACTTGGCCCTTGCTTTTAATTTATATCTTTCTATCCGCTATGCTTTTCGCTATCTTCCGCAGAGGCAGATACAGCAAGTTTTTCCTTCTTGGGGAGTGGTTTTTGTGGGCTTTGTCGTTGCAAGTGTGACGGCTCCAGTATATGGCAACTTGCTCTTAGGACAAATTCTATTTTATCTAGGTTTATTGGGAGGGATTCTGGTGATGCCTTTCATGCTCTACCGGGTCTATGTTTTACATGATCTCTCCCAACCTGCCCAGCTAACAACCGCCATTCTCTGTGCGCCTTTCTCACTCTTAGTCGCTGCCTATGTGAGTAGTTTTCCACATCCTTCACACTTACTCTTGGCCCTTCTTCTGCTAGTTGCTCAGGGTCTCTATGTCAGTATCTTGGTCCAGCTGCCCCGTCTGCTTGCTTTAGGCTTCTTTTCAACGTCGGCCGCTTTGACCTTTCCACTCGTTATTTCTGCTCTTTCCTTAAAATTAGCCCTGCCTGTTCTGACTTGCCAGCTAGGTGCTGCCAGCTTGCTGGTCCATTTGGAAACTTTTATCGCTGTAGCTATACTGGTCGATGTGACTTACGGCTATTTGAAAGATATTTTTCATTCTCGAGAAAGCGCTAGGGCCTAG
- a CDS encoding heavy-metal-associated domain-containing protein — protein MTKTYPVSGLKCQGCKENVEQALSQVFGVESAEVDLDQKQVTVSGDYEVEDLKQALAGTNYQLED, from the coding sequence ATGACTAAGACTTACCCTGTCTCTGGGCTCAAGTGCCAAGGATGTAAAGAAAATGTTGAACAAGCACTCAGCCAAGTCTTCGGCGTAGAAAGTGCCGAAGTCGACCTCGACCAAAAACAAGTCACAGTAAGTGGTGACTACGAAGTCGAAGACTTAAAACAAGCCCTAGCTGGGACCAACTACCAGTTGGAAGACTAG
- a CDS encoding heavy metal translocating P-type ATPase, whose translation MTKTTYPITGMSCASCAQTIERAVSGMAGVDEANVNLATEQLTVTYDEERLKPQDIAAEVTDAGYHLELAEDKETFAITGMSCASCAQSIERAVSALDGVEAANVNLATEEMQVVYDSGQVSSQAIVQAVEETGYQAQTKSTVKRADKQEAKDTQIQGLWRRFIWSAVFALPLLYLAMGDMVGLPVPSFLDPMAHPLAFALTQLALVLPVLILNREFFTTGFKALFKGHPNMDSLVALGTSAAVLYSLFSTWQISQGDGSYAMRLYYESAGVILTLITLGRYFENVSKGKTSEAIQKLMDLAPETARLVRDGQVVEVSVDQLQPGDILQVRPGEKIPVDGEIIKGQSAVDESMITGESMPVDKQVGDSVVGASINSNGSFQMKASKVGKDTSLAQIVRLVEEAQGSKAPIARLADKVSGVFVPVVIVLAVVSALAWWLIGGESWNFAITILVSVLIIACPCALGLATPTAIMVGTGKGAENGVLFKSGDALETAQEVTTIVFDKTGTITEGKPVLTDLETYSELSPEDVLRLSASAEQGSEHPLAQAIIEGAQEADLTLEESDDFEALSGRGIRVRLDGQALYLGNAQLMAEQGVDTEAAAEQMDRLAAEGKTPMLLARNQELLGLVAVADTVKEDSQAAIQALHEMGLKVVMLTGDNRRTAEAIGRQVGIDQVISEVLPEDKTQQVAKLQGQDHKVAMVGDGINDAPALAQADVGIAIGSGTDVAIESADIVLMRSSLLDVPTSIELSRATIKNIKENLFWAFAYNVLGIPVAMGVLHIFGGPLLNPMIAGAAMSFSSISVLLNALRLKGFKPSSQEMK comes from the coding sequence ATGACCAAAACAACTTACCCCATCACGGGCATGTCCTGCGCTTCCTGTGCTCAAACCATTGAGCGGGCAGTCAGCGGGATGGCTGGCGTGGATGAAGCCAATGTCAACCTCGCGACAGAGCAATTGACGGTGACTTATGATGAAGAGCGTTTAAAGCCCCAGGATATCGCAGCAGAGGTGACCGATGCCGGCTATCATTTAGAATTAGCTGAAGACAAGGAGACATTTGCGATTACGGGCATGTCCTGTGCCTCTTGTGCCCAAAGCATTGAAAGGGCGGTGTCGGCCTTAGACGGGGTCGAAGCGGCCAATGTCAACTTAGCCACTGAAGAGATGCAGGTGGTCTATGATAGTGGCCAAGTTTCTTCCCAGGCTATTGTCCAAGCGGTTGAAGAAACCGGCTACCAGGCCCAGACCAAGTCGACCGTTAAGCGGGCAGACAAGCAAGAAGCAAAGGATACCCAAATCCAAGGGCTCTGGCGGCGTTTTATCTGGTCAGCGGTCTTTGCGCTGCCCCTGCTTTATTTAGCTATGGGGGATATGGTCGGCCTACCTGTGCCAAGCTTCCTCGACCCCATGGCCCATCCTTTAGCTTTTGCCTTGACTCAACTCGCCTTAGTGCTGCCAGTTCTGATTTTGAACCGTGAATTCTTTACCACAGGCTTCAAGGCACTCTTTAAGGGCCATCCGAATATGGATTCCTTGGTCGCTTTAGGGACCAGTGCCGCCGTGCTTTACAGTTTGTTTAGCACCTGGCAAATTAGCCAAGGGGACGGTTCTTACGCCATGCGGCTCTACTATGAATCCGCTGGGGTGATCCTTACCCTGATTACCCTGGGCCGCTATTTTGAGAATGTGTCCAAGGGGAAGACTTCCGAAGCCATCCAGAAGCTGATGGACCTAGCACCAGAAACGGCTCGTCTGGTCCGTGATGGTCAAGTCGTTGAAGTCAGTGTTGACCAATTGCAGCCCGGTGATATCTTGCAGGTGCGTCCGGGTGAAAAGATTCCAGTCGATGGTGAGATCATTAAGGGTCAATCAGCGGTGGACGAATCCATGATTACGGGTGAAAGCATGCCAGTCGACAAGCAAGTCGGGGATTCGGTTGTCGGCGCTTCGATTAACAGTAATGGGAGCTTCCAAATGAAGGCCAGCAAGGTCGGCAAAGATACCAGCCTGGCCCAAATTGTTCGCTTAGTCGAAGAAGCTCAGGGCTCTAAAGCGCCAATTGCCCGCCTAGCTGATAAGGTGTCTGGCGTTTTTGTCCCCGTTGTCATTGTTTTGGCGGTGGTTTCAGCCTTGGCTTGGTGGTTAATCGGTGGGGAATCTTGGAACTTCGCCATCACCATCCTAGTGTCTGTTTTGATTATTGCCTGTCCTTGTGCCCTGGGCTTGGCCACGCCAACTGCGATCATGGTCGGTACCGGCAAGGGAGCAGAGAATGGCGTCCTCTTCAAGAGCGGGGATGCCCTGGAAACTGCTCAAGAAGTGACGACGATTGTGTTCGATAAGACGGGGACGATTACGGAAGGCAAGCCGGTCTTGACCGACTTAGAAACTTACAGTGAGCTCAGCCCTGAGGACGTGCTCCGCTTGAGTGCCTCAGCTGAACAAGGCTCGGAGCACCCGCTCGCCCAAGCCATTATTGAAGGGGCTCAGGAAGCGGACCTGACTCTGGAAGAGAGTGACGACTTCGAGGCCTTAAGTGGACGCGGGATCCGTGTTCGCTTGGATGGACAAGCCCTCTACCTGGGTAATGCCCAATTGATGGCAGAGCAGGGCGTTGACACTGAGGCAGCAGCGGAACAAATGGACCGTCTGGCTGCTGAAGGTAAGACTCCCATGCTTTTGGCTCGTAACCAGGAGCTTTTAGGCTTGGTGGCTGTGGCAGATACAGTCAAGGAAGATAGCCAGGCTGCCATCCAAGCCCTCCATGAGATGGGGCTCAAGGTCGTGATGCTGACAGGGGACAACCGTCGAACTGCGGAAGCCATCGGTCGCCAGGTCGGCATTGACCAAGTGATTTCTGAGGTCCTGCCTGAAGATAAGACCCAGCAGGTGGCCAAACTCCAAGGCCAAGACCATAAAGTTGCTATGGTCGGGGACGGGATCAATGACGCCCCCGCCTTGGCCCAAGCGGATGTTGGGATTGCCATTGGTTCGGGGACAGATGTAGCCATCGAATCAGCAGATATTGTGCTCATGCGTTCCAGCCTGCTCGATGTCCCAACCTCTATCGAACTGAGCCGGGCCACCATCAAGAATATCAAGGAGAACCTCTTCTGGGCCTTTGCCTACAATGTTCTAGGCATTCCAGTGGCCATGGGCGTCCTCCATATCTTCGGTGGGCCACTCCTCAACCCGATGATCGCTGGGGCCGCCATGAGCTTTAGTTCCATCTCAGTCCTACTAAATGCCCTTCGTTTGAAAGGCTTTAAACCATCGAGTCAGGAGATGAAATGA
- a CDS encoding 3-oxoacyl-ACP reductase encodes MESFQAFSQRQSLRRPLKVLVTGAASGIGQAQAQAFLEAGHQVLAVDRAPMDWAEGQDQVRTCQLDLSQAEAQTVIAELLADWGALDVLCNTAGILDDYLPLAESSHELWQEVFRTNVDSLFYVTQAALPYLLAAPSSRVINMASIAGLTAGGGGIAYTAAKHAIVGFTKQLAYDYASQGLRANAIAPGAVATPMNAKDFQDDAEMAQWVADQTPVKRWAGPEEVASLTLFLASDGADYIQGAVLPVDGGWLIR; translated from the coding sequence ATGGAATCTTTTCAAGCCTTTAGCCAAAGACAATCACTCAGGCGGCCGCTTAAGGTTCTGGTAACGGGCGCAGCTTCTGGGATTGGCCAGGCCCAAGCCCAGGCCTTTCTTGAAGCTGGCCACCAGGTCCTAGCTGTCGACCGAGCACCGATGGATTGGGCGGAAGGGCAAGACCAAGTGAGAACCTGCCAGCTGGACTTAAGCCAGGCTGAAGCCCAGACAGTTATCGCTGAACTTTTGGCGGACTGGGGGGCTCTGGATGTCCTCTGCAATACGGCGGGCATCTTAGACGACTACCTGCCCCTAGCTGAAAGTAGTCATGAGCTCTGGCAGGAAGTCTTTCGGACTAATGTGGACAGTCTCTTCTATGTGACCCAAGCGGCCCTGCCTTACTTGCTAGCGGCGCCCAGTTCGCGGGTGATCAACATGGCTTCGATTGCAGGTCTGACTGCTGGTGGCGGAGGCATTGCCTATACGGCGGCCAAGCACGCCATCGTGGGTTTCACCAAGCAGCTGGCCTATGATTATGCCAGCCAGGGACTTCGGGCCAATGCTATTGCGCCAGGTGCGGTGGCCACACCGATGAACGCCAAGGACTTCCAAGATGACGCTGAAATGGCCCAGTGGGTAGCGGATCAAACGCCCGTTAAGCGTTGGGCCGGTCCGGAAGAGGTTGCCTCCTTGACCCTGTTCTTAGCCAGTGATGGGGCCGACTATATCCAAGGCGCCGTGCTCCCCGTTGACGGAGGTTGGCTGATTCGCTAG
- a CDS encoding DUF2829 domain-containing protein — protein sequence MTFEAILPQLKDGAHIIREGWSGAEEYVCYVAGQEYEGRPVTPYFLIAVAGEGFSVFQPTVCDLLAEDWRLVD from the coding sequence ATGACTTTTGAAGCAATTTTACCCCAATTAAAAGACGGCGCCCACATTATCCGTGAGGGCTGGTCGGGGGCCGAAGAGTATGTGTGTTATGTTGCCGGTCAGGAATATGAGGGCCGTCCAGTGACCCCTTATTTCTTGATTGCGGTGGCGGGAGAAGGTTTTAGTGTCTTCCAACCGACTGTTTGCGATCTTTTAGCTGAAGACTGGCGTTTGGTTGACTAA